In the Lagenorhynchus albirostris chromosome 16, mLagAlb1.1, whole genome shotgun sequence genome, TTCAATGGAACCACTCAGCCTGGCAAGAGTCCCCAGTAATTCGAGGGAGGCTTAATATCTAACTCAGACGTTTAACTACTGGTACATGGCTGCCCAGGGAACTGCACGCACTTGCAGATTTATCCTGCTGGACGGATAAGGAAGCTGTCATCGTGAGCCTTACAGGTCTTGTGGAAGGGCACTGGCATGGGTGAGCTTAAAAGCAACCCCGCCCCAGAGGCCTAACTAAAGGGTAGAAGAGATCTCAATAAAAGGGAAACTGCCCCCCCACCACGCCCCCCATTACAGATCCTAAGGGAAAACTGCAGTGACATACTGACTGAGGTCTGAAGGAACTGTCAAGGGAACTGCAGAAGGGAGATCCCTAGTGATGGGCGGTTTCTCAAAACTCCACCAAGGCTCCTTTGGAGAGAAAGAGTCAACAATGGGTATGCAACCACCACAGCACCCAGCTGCCTGATCACGAGGCAGACTGTGCTCTGCTTCTGCTAACTACTCCCAGCACCCCAAGGGGCCACAGGCAGCTGTCGCTAGTGAACAGGGAACAAAGCTGGAATGATGGAATGAGAGGGAAGACATCAACTACCCCCTCTTCCCCACAGCAGGCTGCTGAGCCCCAGCTGGAGGAGAACAGATGTTCTGAATTAGATAAAAGTTCATAGTTTTAATGAATAGACTGGACTTGACCAGATAATATGAGATAGTGACTGGAAAATCTATGGACCTGCTTCAGATTTCGTCCAGGGCTAGGGTGGGAGACAGACAGTAATCCTTGGGGGAGTGGAGACGGGCGAAAAAATAAAgctgctttctcctcctctcctacAAAGTCCAGCTTGTTTAATAAACCAGAAGGTGGAGGAACATAATCTATTTAAATCAGTTAGCACTTGTCTGGCATAGTGTGTACCCAAGAAGTattcattacttttattattaaaacaataaagtaTCTTATTTTCCACTTTTAGAAGTAATACCACAAAAACAGAGGTGGTAATTAATCTtgatcagaagaaaaataatcaattgCAAAGCAATCTGGCATTACTATAACCATCTCTTTCATTACACCATACTTTCTGTGTGCTTACATAAAGTCTAAATGTAAAGAAAAGCCTTTTCAGTTCTCTCACATTGTATTATCCTGCACTGGCAACTGTAGAGTAGGGTCTAGTCGCAGGACTTTCAGCCTGCAGTGCATCCCAGAATCACCTACAGACCTTGAAAAAATAACATGTTCCTACCTCTGAAGCAAGGCTACTACGTTAGGATCTCTGGGCCTGGAAACCAGAGAAGTGAATGTTGAgaaagctcctcaggtgattcagTGGTGAAACTAGGCTGAGAATCATTGGGCTAGGTCAATACAGCTCTTTTTCAAACTAGAAGGCAACCTCTTAATCTTTTCTTCTAGTTGGGGCTATACAGAgacttttgaaaaaaagaagaaaaatcatctaAATTAAATGACTAAATGATTGACTCATTAACACAAATGAATCCATTCATTAACTATTTACTGAGTACTCCCTCCGGGTACTGAGACAGGCTCAGTATTCGGTGTGGGGATTCAACTCTACCTGAGAGTGTTCTCGGCCTACAAGCGCATGAATTATTTAAATGTGGCTACTCTCAACTTATATTAGATACCAAGAGAAAAGCGACAAAGACCTATTAAAAACACTTACTTGCACAATACAATGGCATACAAGGACTCTCCCACGTGAATCAGCCACGCAAGCCAATACCTGAAACAAAAGTCAGCCTAGTTTAAGGTGATGGTTCTCTGCTGATGAAATCTAACACAGAAACCCCCAAGAGAAAGGTGCTTTCATGTGAACAAGCACCACTCTTAGAAGGCACCGGGGGCCTTCCAGGTCTACGGGGACACTGGAGCTGCAGGGTCCACACCCCATTTCTGCAGCTCTCCTTACCAGCTGTGCAGGAGGGTGTGATGATGCTCCAGCAAGTACTGAGTGAAGGGGCCCAGCGGCCCGAGGCTCTGATACGGAATAGCCTCAGGCCAGAAGATCACCCACTGAAAGAGAACCAGAAGCACAGAATGCCTATTAGGTcacttaaatctatttttaaccGAGGCTATTAAATACTCCCGATTCTATAAGAACAAGGAACAGACCAAAGAAACTCTGAGCTAAGTCATCTGGGCTTCCATTCTttacttctattttctgaaagcgATTCTAGTGGGAGATTTATGCTGAGGAAACTCTGTGGTTATCAGATTTAGTGCCCAGGTTGGCTGACTTCTGTTACTAATGACTTACACAATTTAGTCCTCAACTTACTTTTCTGGGTATCTTTCCTGTATCCTTTAAATGAATTCTGTCTGCCAAACAAAAGTCGCTGCTCCTCTCAGTAGAGATTCTCTGTCTTCATGATTCCACATCTATGTCATAACATGTATATCCTCTCTAACTCTTCTTACCCATTAAATTCTACCCATCCTTGAGGTTTACCCCCATTTTCCAAGCAATTCCAACTGCCTCAAACATTCTGCTTTGGAAGCCCTATCCTGACTTGGCAGGCCTAGAACTGTCCGTCAACTTGACCTCCTTCTTGAGTTCTATTCAAACCTGGCTAAGCCCTAGTAACCGTGGGGACGCAAACACAGGTACATTTTCAAGCAGAAAGCTTGCAAGCCCACCGACCTTCCGCTTACGCCAATAACCTCGGCAAGCGCCAGGCGCGCAAGCGCAAGACCCCGCCCCCCCAACAGCGCCCCTCGCCCTACGGGAGCCTGGCGGGCCAAAACAGATGCACCCCGCCCTACATCTTACCCCGAAATATCCCAGCCCCAGGACCGTGACCAGCGAGGGCAGCGGTTTGGCTGTACGGAAACAGGAGGTAGCAGCCCCACCGGCATTCGACTTCGCCACCACCATCTTGAAAGATCTAGACACCGAGTCATGGGGTGGGGAGTATTCCCTGCCTTCATATAGGGAAAGCGTGGGCAACCGGTTTCTCAAGATCTCAACACAGGCGGAAGGCGCGGGCAGACGGGTGCGCCTGCGTCTTCTTCCCGGGTCTAGTCCCCTGGCTTAGAGCGCTCGAGAGCCGCGATTGCGCCTGCGCGACCTCTCCGTGTCGTAGGTGCGGATCTTGTGGCTCAAGGCAGCACTCTGTCCCCTCGCATGGCCTTGCCCGGGGCCCGCTGCCCTTACCGTGTAATAGCCAAAGGAGAGGGTGATGACAGTGACCCAGAACAGACTGCTCCTCTGGAAGTACGTCTCATCTCCTGCTGCCTTCCCCATCGCTGCAGCACGTCCCAGGGAATGCCGAGCAGGTCACCTCTGCTCTGCAGGAAGGCAAGGATGGGGGCGGGGCCATGGCAAAcactcctccctcctctcacctACCTCCCCAGAGGGAGAAGAGTCAGTGGGCCTGAAACTGAAAACGAGTCTCCATCGGCTCTGGCCTGGTGGGCTGGGGAGACCCCTCTCTGAGTGTCACTTTCTGGGGCTTAAGATAATGCTGTTGGAATAGATGGTGCTTTATGCTCTTAATGACTATGGATCTAATTTTTGAACTTCAGCTCTGCTGTGCTCTGtgggaaatgtaaaaaaaattaaaaaatagaaagtgcAATTAAATAGACTTGGGCTACTGGAAGGGGGAACTCTCACACTCTGTGACGTTAGCAGAGGCTGATAGGGAGAAGACctgtcttctttcctggcaacGACTCAGCCAAAGAAAacccatggactctttgttttttatagccttcccaacttccttttcttcttacaaGTGTTGTAAGAAGAACAACAATGTCCCTGGGGGGGACACACGACTTGTGCTGTGGCTCGCTGTGGTTGCAGACCCTAAAGTGTAATTCTTTGCTTATCGCAGAATAAACCCATCTTTCCTGGAGAAGTATTTGGCAGTCTGTTTGTTTCAGGTCAATAGAAATAATGCTCTTTCTCTTCATTAGTAAAGATGTATGGACCGATGTGGCACAGCACTTACAAGAAGGAGCTGTGGAACAGATACCTGGGTTTACTTTTacctcctggctctgccagtaACATTTCGTGTAAGCTAACACTAGTTACATTACCcatctgtgtcttaatttctctatctgtaaagtggggatacaCTGGTTCCTACCTCAGAGGTTTTGGGTGGATTACGTGAGTTAGTACTTGTAATAAAACCGCTGTAAAgcaaagaatgttgcccaccatccagcTGTACAAGGAgcaagtcattagccactgcagttgctgacctacaggacaccctgaaaggaattcaggatgaAGAATAGCATGACGTGCTCAGTGCTTTGGGAGAACAGGCAAAACAGGCCCTTAGATGCTTAgatatatttcaggaaaaaatttttatgaactcagattcttgcattttcccatacttagaaaagcactacaaTCATTAACTGAGATATCTGTTCCTcttgactagcagtaaccttctacTGAGATGTGTGCTTGATGGCATGTGCTCATTATCCAAAATCATATATGTGCTGGCCTCTCCCCCTAcctcctcagagctatctgagaggctgtctcttgGTCTGTAGTCCCCAGTAAGGCACTGCATAAACTCAACTCGTAGCTCTtacattgtgcatttttctttcagtcaatAGCACTCACAAAAGTGTCCGGCCCATAGTGCTTTATAAGTTTTGATTATTAATATTACTGAGCCTTTGGCGTATTTGCCAGGcccctgtgctaagtgctgtatCATCAATGCAGGGTGGGAGGCACATCAAGCCAAAGTGTTCTGATGAGACTTCAGGAGAGACAGGGCTTTAAAAACTATTGTGAAAGCAATAGctgatgtttattgagcacttactatgttccaggcattgttttagaaatattagctcacttaattctcaaaacagcTCTATGCTATAGACTATTGTCCTTCATTTGAAAGACAGGAAATAGCACAGAGAGGTACCCGAAGTCATGTAAATGGGTAGGTATACTGGAAGTCAAGTGGTAGCTGAGTGTTCCAGCACTCTTAAGGACCATGCTTTATATAACCTATGGgatatttccagaactttttcagtTGACATGGAAACAGCCAAAgttgtttcctcatttttttcatgaCTGTATTTGGCTATGTTTTAAAGAATGGTTTCCAGAATGTGTGACACAGTCCATTTCCCAGATAAACCGCAGTGCCTGTCAGTATCAGGTTTACCGGGGCTCAACAGCTTTGCTTACTTCTAATCTTTCTTCATCACATCACCCTCTTGGTTCTCCTCCCTCTCTGAATACCTCTGTTTTCTCAGCTTTGCTTTTACTGCTTGTCCCCTACATAGAGGTGTTTCCTATTATCTTCTCTGTGTTTACAGTCTTTTTGAACTTTAATTTTCACCTCCGGATGACTCTAAAACAATCTCTCCAGTCTCAGCCTCTCTCCAGTTGCCAGCCGGTCACCTTTACTAGGTACGGCACCACACCTTAAAGACAAGAAGTTCACTATTATCCACAGAGTCAGTCCTCGCCAAGACTCCCCTATTTACATTAATATCATCATCATTCTTCCAGGCACCCAGGCTCTTCCCTTTGGCTGCCCTCATATCTAGTCATCTGTCAAGAGTTCTGTTGATTAAGTAACATGATATCTCATCTTTCTGAATTAAACTGAAGCCAAGTCCCCCTAAAATCAAGTTACCTTGCtgaatttactattttttttttgaaatttttattgaaatatagttgagttacaatgttgtttcaggtgtacagcaaagtgattcagttatacatatatattcttttttagattcttttccattatagattattacaagatactgaattgAATTTATGATTAATcgctctatccaaaactttatttcttttctttgtcccaTCTGGCCATTAATCTAATGAACTAATTAACTGAACACTAATCAACCAGAGTCAGGTGACTAAAATTGGTGTTGTAGATATCACCCTTAACGTACAAactcaggttgtttctccagGATAAGATAAGCTAATAGACCCCAGAGCCATGGACCACTTGCCTGAGAATCATAAGCCAGGGACATCCTGATTCCCCAAACTATGATTAAGAAATGTCATAGAAATATCACAGAATGATGATTAATCCCAGCCTTTCtgttcttcccctttaaaaaacCCATCACTCAAAGACCAAGTTGGAGTGGTTCTGAGATTTGTAATAAATCCTGACTTTGCTGCAAACACCTGCAGCCAGAGTTTGGCTTTCTATGCCACAGGCACATGAGCCATTGCTGGTTACAAAACCACGGTTTAATTTTTACTGCCTCCCTGGGTCATCCCAATTGAGGTATGTTCTACCACTTCAATAATCTCTTTTTCAAATTTGTCCTACAAGTGACAGGGTAATCTTCCACaagtatagttcttttttttttttttaaataaatttatttatttatttatttttggctgcattgggtcttcgttgctgcatgcgggctttctctagttgcggcaagcgggggctactctttgttgtggtgcacggatttctcattacggtggcttctcttgttttggagcatgggctctaggtgagcaggcttcagtagttgtggcgcttgggctcagtagttgtggctcatgggctctagagcacaggctcagtagttgtggcgcacgggcttcattgctccatggcatgtgggatcttcctagaccagggttcgaacctgtatcccctgcattggcaggcagattgttaaccactgcatcaccagggaaatcctcaCAAGTACAGTTCTGATCAAGCCTTTACCTTACCAAAACTTTTCAAGAAATTCCCTAATTTTAAGCTATTTTTGTTTAGTATTTCTCTTAAGGTGTTAAATCTGCAGTGAGGAAGTTATTGGAAAATAACTCATGTTAGAATAAAAGTTGTTGAAGACGCAAAATGGCTTGGATCAGAGGACTATTGGAAGCTAGGGTTCATATCTTCCACCACTTTTCTCTGAGCCCAGCAAGTTACTTAGTGTCCTGTGCCTCCTTTTACTATGAAAGGGAAGAGCAGTACAGCCCATGACCAAAGGGTCTTAGCATTAACCCGTCACGCACACATAAGGAATCCAGAAGAAGGAGTCAGAAGATCTTTACTCAGACATGAGTATTTTATGTCAATCTATAAGAAACCCACAGTCAACTGGAGATGTCAGCTGGAGATTCAGAAGGGATTTCTCTCTTGTATTTAACTCACCCGCTCCCCACGTAACAGGAGTAGCTAATTTCTTTATCCTCCAGGTATCCTAGACCTCCATCCCCTACGGGTTGGCAGAGAAATCTTTCACCCCTTTAcgttttatctctctctctctcccctttgggtggattaatgacctaaacattgaaaacaataaagaaaatatgagagaagAATTTTACAACCTTAGAGAATGGGGAAAGAGACTTCTTAGCaagatattaaaattatacactgtagagggaaagaaaaaagttaactgCTTCTCAATTTAACACTTCATTCCTTATTTAGAGTttataattaaaaagttatttgttttaCTCTCTTATGTGTCACTTACATCTGGTTCCTTGATAACCTCTGAAGTAGTGTTCAGCATTCCCTGCCAGATCCTAGAAAGATCTCGAAGGTTAAAAATGTAATGGAATTTTGCAGGGGTGGGAGCATTTGAATCTTAGTCATCTGCCATAGTCGGAGTGTCAAGGGAACCAATTTCGTCACTGAATCGCTCACTTCTTCTGAGAAGCCCCTTTGGGTACAGTAGTATCCTATCCCAATCACacctgaaaggggaaaaaagtcataaCATTTTGAGTGACAGTTCAAATCAcctaagtgaaaatgaaaaacattataaTGTAGAGTACaaatataattaaacattttaatagttaaccacatattaaagaaatttctattaaaaaataaaataataacttcattcttttgaaagGCACAATAAATAAAGTTGAAAGACCTGGAAGAAGGAGTTCTTCAATATATATAATAGACAAATAAGTAAAAGACATGAATTGGAAATCCTTAAAAAGGAAACTTGAATAGCCGAggaacatgaaaaggtgttcaacctTAAGGGCAATTTGAGATgtgcaaaataaagcaaaaataagataCATTTTTCCCCCATTAGGTTGGCCTACTAGGTATGAAGACACACGATGATgaactataataattaaaaacatttggtATGCGACATGCGAATCAAATAAACCAATGGAAAATGATACTCCAGAGACAGATCTGATATATACCCAAGCATTTATTTTATGATAAAGATAATGTGCAGGCAGAAGAAtattctcttcttcccttctaggtTTTTTGGCTGATCTAATAATTAAACTGATTTAAAACAGACTGTCACCCATATCAGCCCCTGAGGGCTAAAGGATCCTTGCCTTGAtttatctctgtgtttgtttcaaaAGCACCTGGTATTTGAGAGAGATGTTTTGCAGCTGTGCTTAGAGATATGTAGTGGTCAGCCACCCTGAACTGGCTCTGACTTGACCACAGGAACATACCTGCATAGATGAGACCTGGAGGTGTCCGGAAAGTTACCTTTGCTTCATTACCGTGCTAAGATCTCTGCCCCAAGCGGGAGATCTGTACTCTGCTAGGCACAATTCATGCATTGTGCAAAGAAGCATGGAAGACTGTGCATGCTCCAGCTGCCCCAGGCTGGCTCTGGAAATCTCTACCCCTTTCCTAGAGCCTTGATGATATGCCTGCCTCCTACCCCTTaaaattccctccctcccttcagagAGAAGGTGTTTTGAGAACATGAgctctctcttctccattcctTGATCAGTGAATAAAATTTCTCTTCTGCTATTCAGAAACTGGTTTTGTTTGATTGGCCTTTGTGACTCTGGGCAAAGAAAGAACCCACTGAGGGGTCACTGACCTGTTGGGGATTGGTAACAGGATTAACaggataaaaaagcaaacaaaattataCAAGTCCCCATACAGATTTGAAAACTCAAAGGGTAGTCAGGTCATTGAAACTCATGTAACATCCTGACATGAGGAAAGGGGCAGGGGTTTGGGGATACAATGGTGAGGAAGGCCATTcacaggaaggcagaggagatGTTTGGAAAACCAAGGTTTCCCTGTTACACAAATAAGTTTCCTGGTAAAAGGATATCTCTGGTAATAGCTCTCTTTCTGGTACAGTCCGCCTTGCCAGTGTAAATTTAGGCAGttgagggagaggaaaagaactTTTCCTGAATCTTTGGAAATTTGATTGCCTTTAGCAGAAAATAATCCTTGTGTCAaggtggcatattttggggtgacaaattctgctccccttcagcaACATTTCAAATTAAGGAGGAACAAATAAACTGTTGATTGGTTAtctatttgggaaaaaatattttaaactctacCCCCCCAatacaaatacacaaataatGCAGTATCACAAGGTACAGACATAATAGTACCCCTAGGCAAGTTCTGATGATATGGCTGTAGGGTAGAATGAGCATGTGCTGATATAGGAAACTCCCTCACACTTTCCCAGGATCATGGGGAACAGAGGAGAGCAATATAAACAAATCTATGGAAATGTGAATAGAGTATTGTGTATCCAGAGAATTAGGAGCAGTTTGTTGTTGCAAGAAGGAACAATGTGAAATTGAATGAAGGAAGGTGAGGCTGGAAGGGCAGGTAGGGTCTGATCATGAATGGCATTAGGTGTCCAACTGAGGCGTTTTGACTTGATCCCTTAGCCAATGTGAGtcagtgatgatttttttttaaatcagtggagCAAAAATGTCTGGTGTACATTGGAGGTAAAATTTGAAGCGGGGAAAGCAGAGAAGATGAAAGATTGATGGAGCAATACAAAGTGAATAGAGAAAAGTTTGCATCGCTCGTTCgaatattcaataaacatttggtaGGCCCTGGAGATACACCTGTGAACAAGACAAGTGCAGTCCAGGCTTCAGGTTGGGCACAGTGTAGTTCTGATGACAGCAAATCAATAGGCATGTACTATGGGCAGCATAATTTAATGTTTTAGTACAACCATTTTGACCTTATGAGATCATGCATTCAAGGGTTGCAAACAGAAATGTCCGCATgacattaaattaaatgaatgaaggaggTAGAAGTAACCTAGTAGGGTGTGGTGAAACACTGGGGGAACCAGGGTGTGTTTGTCCTCActtaaaaaatcttcaaattcaaataatggtgatggttgatgatgatgatggtggtggttatAATGATTAGATTGTTTTTTCAGGATTTTGGCCTATAGGACACTGATTTTTTTATGTGCTTGGGAAGTGGTTAGTTTAGAGGTAGCGtaaagtaagaaataaatgttagctattgttctTCTTTTGATTGTTCAGTGAACCATCTATTGGTTCTTCTATAGGAGAAGAAGAAGCAAGCAAATGGCTAGAATTCAGTCTGAGAAGATCCAGTTCATTCAAAGGGCAATTTACATAAAATCATCTCAACAAGACCCAGTGTGCTCAGAGCCAATTTGCTGACCATCAGTTTGCCAAATTCACCATTTATGGAATGTGGCTGTAATACTTCAATAGGGCCATTAGATAGCTCTGTCAGACATGTTTATTTTTGGTCACAGATAAACTTTTCTGTTTATACTAATATTTTGTGAATCTTTTAACATGTCATTTCCTGTTTTGTtaacttttagaatttttaaggGATTTTAAAACCAATTCCTCAGATAGTACATTGTATTTGTTATTACGATTAGATATGGCTCTCACAAATCGAGGTGTGGACTTCCAGGGCTGGTTTGGGGGCTCCCATGGGGCCCTTTGGCCTGTTCTCAGTTGATCCCACTAGGCTTGTGGCCTTGTGATTAACCTTCCCAGACAGCCTCATGTCTGTGTGAATAATTTTACTCCTTTTTGTGCAATATTGCTGCACATGGCATACAGTTTGACAGAGATCAACTCACATCATGAATAATCAATATTTCAGAATAGGGTAAGGGGTGAGAGAAATTGAAATTGTCTAAAAATTTCCCTTTGATCACAtacactgagaaagaaaaaaagtattgccTAGAGGCAAACGCAACatccttgtaaaaataaaaacagaaaaaaatgaatttgctttcggttattttcttctaaagtcACCTGGAGCTCTTCATAGCACTTGAAGCAGATGTATAGGCCAGGAGGGCAGAGGGTATCTCAGTGCCTGGAAATGGCCTAGCCTAGTTGGAGCTAAGAGTTTGCAGGACACCACGGAGTCTCAGAGGTGAGGCTGAAACGGAAGTTGTGGCCAGGTCATGAAACTCCTTTTTAGGCATTCTAGAAAGTTCTGCAATTTCCTTGCAAGTGATTATTGGGAGGTAAGTACTTTTAAAAGTTCCACCTGAATGTTGGTTTTCTGAGAGCAGAGACTGCGTTTGTGCCGTTCACAGCTGTTACGCAGGACCTGGTATATGTTGGGCTCTTACTGTTATgaggtgttttttaaaagtataaaagtcTCAGTGGATATCCCTTGAAGCCAAGGTTAATTTAGAGAATCTGAAGTAAGAgagtttaagaataaaaaaacaatggCCAATAATGTTTGATGACTTAGTGGGGACGATTAACCATAAGCTTGGGCATCTGAGGCACTGATTGGTTGGCTTTTGCCAGCAACCTCTGAATAATGGAGTGGGAAGGGAGGCAGGATTGACTggaattgagaaaaaaatgtaaagcgAGGAAGTGAAGGTGTCTGGTAAAAATGGTTTTTGGAAGCAGCTTCATGGAGGAGGCCACCGAGTGTGAATTCAAGCttctgagagaaaaaataaaacccaaaaaacaaaagttgatCTGAACTTTGaattattgggggaaaaaaagccagagAAATCAGGTTAGGTCCATCTTATTTTGGTTTGCTCTGCTCTCTTGGTCTCCAAACTTCTTCAacacttccagcccccagaataTTCTCTTCAACTACCTCAAAGCACCTGGTACCGCCCAAATGGGCTGGTTGGGCTATCAGTGCCTCTGACTCCAAACAGACAGCATAGGACCCAACTATAGTCATAACTCACTAATGTGACCGCCCAGGATTTCATCTGCCCATCAAGTCTGTTCCTcgtgctttttctttattttggttgGTGAGTCATGATCTATTTTGGAATCAAATCAGAAACACGGGCTCTCCCTCCACCTGCATCTCAGCTATTAacttgcttatttaaaaaaaccttacTTTTATCTGCTTTATGGTCCTCTAGGAATTTTCCTCTTCTGAGAATCGATGGGTATAAATGCTATATCTCTATATAGGGCCACTATAAGATTTAAGTAAGGTTATGTGTGAAAGATTTATTCTTTGGGCTTGCCACATAAATTTGTAgtgatttatttaaatagaaaggGGGAACATGTGAATCCTTCTGAAGTCAGATGAATTAATCTGAAACAGCTGTCAAgcatatgttgttttttttttttttttttccatacctaGGGTATAAAATAACCTCCCACACATTTGGGAAGAAAACCCCAAAGGCct is a window encoding:
- the TMEM254 gene encoding transmembrane protein 254 isoform X1; this encodes MVVAKSNAGGAATSCFRTAKPLPSLVTVLGLGYFGWVIFWPEAIPYQSLGPLGPFTQYLLEHHHTLLHSWYWLAWLIHVGESLYAIVLCKSKGITNSWTQLLWFLQTFLFGMASLYYLIDYRPRRHKQT
- the TMEM254 gene encoding transmembrane protein 254 isoform X3; this encodes MVVAKSNAGGAATSCFRTAKPLPSLVTVLGLGYFGWVIFWPEAIPYQSLGPLGPFTQYLLEHHHTLLHSWYWLAWLIHVGESLYAIVLCKSLGGVLRNRPSLGISLLQFP
- the TMEM254 gene encoding transmembrane protein 254 isoform X2, whose amino-acid sequence is MGKAAGDETYFQRSSLFWVTVITLSFGYYTWVIFWPEAIPYQSLGPLGPFTQYLLEHHHTLLHSWYWLAWLIHVGESLYAIVLCKSKGITNSWTQLLWFLQTFLFGMASLYYLIDYRPRRHKQT
- the TMEM254 gene encoding transmembrane protein 254 isoform X4, which produces MVVAKSNAGGAATSCFRTAKPLPSLVTVLGLGYFGWVIFWPEAIPYQSLGPLGPFTQYLLEHHHTLLHSWYWLAWLIHVGESLYAIVLCNTDKKESRAPE